In Mycobacterium sp. JS623, one genomic interval encodes:
- a CDS encoding TetR/AcrR family transcriptional regulator has translation MAESRRRLSPDDRRNELLALGAQVFGERPYDEVRIDEIAERAGVSRALMYHYFPDKRTFFAAVIRAEGDRLFEATSTPPEPGLSLFAQVREGVLAYVRYDEEHPHGAWAAYVGNGSSDPVLRGIEDVDNDRQANRIIERITDAVGGTMDSKVERDLRVTIYGWLAFTFEMCRQRLIDPSIDADYVGDCCAHALLDAIGRVPGIPSALSEAVAPEHR, from the coding sequence ATGGCTGAGTCCCGACGTCGGCTGTCGCCCGACGACCGTCGCAACGAACTGCTGGCGTTGGGTGCGCAAGTCTTCGGCGAGCGGCCGTACGACGAGGTGCGCATCGACGAGATCGCCGAGCGGGCCGGGGTGTCGCGGGCACTGATGTACCACTACTTCCCCGACAAGCGGACGTTCTTCGCCGCGGTGATACGTGCCGAGGGTGACCGGCTGTTCGAGGCCACCAGCACCCCGCCGGAGCCGGGGCTCAGCCTGTTCGCACAGGTCCGCGAGGGCGTGTTGGCTTATGTGCGGTACGACGAGGAGCATCCGCACGGCGCATGGGCCGCGTATGTCGGCAACGGCAGCTCAGACCCGGTGCTGCGGGGAATCGAAGACGTCGACAACGACCGGCAGGCCAACCGGATCATTGAGCGCATCACCGACGCGGTCGGCGGAACGATGGATTCCAAGGTCGAACGCGACCTGCGGGTCACCATCTACGGCTGGCTGGCGTTCACATTCGAGATGTGCCGTCAGCGGCTGATCGATCCGTCGATCGATGCCGACTATGTCGGCGACTGCTGCGCACACGCGTTACTGGATGCGATCGGGCGGGTACCGGGCATCCCGTCCGCGTTGAGCGAAGCCGTCGCACCCGAGCATCGCTGA